Proteins encoded in a region of the Pelmatolapia mariae isolate MD_Pm_ZW linkage group LG16_19, Pm_UMD_F_2, whole genome shotgun sequence genome:
- the LOC134645523 gene encoding C-type lectin domain family 4 member M-like codes for MEETNGGFQTLVYEDDLHKEEYPPYHQSNRIQVSMFTMSPGRRHRLAAVCLALLAAVLLILNIGLGIHYNKLTDSHLTLDDTERISKELINLQDTYKTAVETMKEARKQLDSEMSRQTQTNWELEHQTKRSNDYKSQMEKVTKEIETIKTRLSMLSDGCKHCPAGWILMNSVCYYFPLKSNEFKTWKESRDFCQLQGGDLIIIDSQEEENSTVNYLINHQAAPRQTRDLVWESHVPRRVRPWMPHRDPEFLDWLSRTIDHQDTPHHPMGFWIGLRDVHEEGTWKWWDGTLLAEGYWNDGEPNDINNEDCAALYPKANFYKSWNDVKCDAEMKWICEKATKPLS; via the exons ATGGAGGAGACAAATGGTGGTTTTCAGACACTTGTCTATGAAGACGATTTGCACAAGGAAGAGTATCCTCCTTACCATCAGTCTAACAGGATACAAG TGTCCATGTTCACTATGAGTCCTGGGAGACGCCACAGACTGGCTGCAGTGTGCCTGGCACTTCTTGCTGCTGTTCTTCTGATACTGAATATTGGCCTGGGGATCCACT ATAACAAACTCACAGATTCTCACCTCACGCTCGATGATACCGAACGCATCAGCAAAGAGCTCATCAACCTCCAGGACACTTACAAGACTGCAGTGGAAACCATGAAGGAAGCCAGGAAGCAGCTGGACAGCGAAATGAGCCGTCAGACACAAACCAACTGGGAGCTTGAACACCAGACAAAACGAAGCAATGACTATAAAAGTCAGATGGAAAAAGTTACAAAGGAAATTGAAACCATAAAAACACGCTTATCAATGCTTA GTGATGGCTGCAAACACTGTCCTGCAGGATGGATTTTAATGAACTCTGTATGTTACTACTTCCCCttgaaatcaaatgaattcaaaACATGGAAGGAATCCAGAGACTTCtgtcagctgcagggaggagatCTTATAATCATAGACAGCCAAGAGGAAGAG aaCTCAACAGTCAATTATTTGATAAATCATCAAGCTGCCCCGAGACAAACTCGTGACCTGGTCTGGGAGTCTCACGTTCCTCGCCGTGTGAGACCTTGGATGCCTCACAGAGACCCTGAGTTTCTGGATTGGCTAAGCAGAACAATAGATCATCAAGATACGCCTCATCACCCAATGGGCTTCTGGATCGGACTGAGAGACGTCCATGAGGAAGGGACTTGGAAATGGTGGGATGGAACATTACTTGCTGAAGG GTACTGGAACGATGGAGAGCCAAATGATATCAACAATGAGGACTGTGCAGCGTTGTATCCCAAAGCAAACTTCTACAAGAGCTGGAACGACGTTAAATGTGATGCCGAAATGAAATGGATTTgtgaaaaagcaacaaaaccACTGAGCTAA